From Natranaerobius trueperi, one genomic window encodes:
- a CDS encoding ATP-dependent nuclease, with the protein MGYKIKKIKVKNFRSINELTIDYNENELMTICGANNVGKTNFIRALDLFFSLDPNKFSAENDIPYHIVEGSRGRGFKTDVTITFEDEDTSSMYKITTTYTRSKGENVLDLKGYKSSRKIDNQTARDIILSNRFFLVESNNIDLPELITKIVEEEVLPDLDRLRSRQNEPLRVLEDFISKSKNAVTNIENDITSYFKQYVDDIDGMNSEEWLFKIVFPDFNYLREAISNLINFTLYDTNDRALEHKGSGIQRMLLLALITYVSNKYSGKVIWAIDEPEAFLQPSLQKKVFNELKKLVKENIDIIITTHSPHFVDISNVNYTFLFNASQEKKIYERKNDTVFIKNNTYVNQKTGAKKVEAIKKHMGIERNDSWYIVPYNLLVEGEIDKEYLISLGELFNLEVPNILVAGSADKIPGYIEFVREFSKELSFKPRIVCLLDHDEAGKSKFDTLKNKANRTSELSLEPKYVKRCDNDHQDNWEYEIEDLVYSDLIFEATTQILRNKDYYGLLKHQRKNRFAASYKRINILKYITQIVPQRNTHKEILDFESQGLKYYLCERTTSLINSLDSERKEDLNNKQPIVKEFVKELFGYN; encoded by the coding sequence TTGGGGTATAAGATCAAGAAAATAAAAGTTAAAAATTTCAGATCTATAAATGAATTGACGATTGATTATAATGAAAATGAATTGATGACTATATGTGGTGCAAACAATGTTGGTAAAACAAATTTTATTAGAGCATTAGATTTATTTTTTAGTCTAGACCCAAATAAATTTTCTGCCGAAAATGATATACCCTATCATATTGTAGAAGGTAGTAGGGGAAGAGGGTTTAAAACTGATGTTACAATTACTTTTGAAGATGAAGACACCAGCTCTATGTATAAAATTACAACTACTTACACTAGAAGTAAAGGAGAAAATGTTTTAGATTTAAAAGGATATAAAAGTAGTCGAAAAATTGACAATCAAACTGCTAGAGATATTATATTGAGCAATAGATTTTTTTTAGTTGAATCAAATAATATAGATTTACCGGAGTTAATAACAAAAATTGTTGAAGAAGAAGTTTTACCTGACTTAGACCGTTTAAGATCAAGACAAAATGAACCATTAAGGGTCTTAGAAGATTTCATTTCAAAATCAAAAAATGCTGTAACTAATATTGAAAATGATATTACAAGTTACTTTAAGCAATATGTCGATGATATAGATGGAATGAATTCAGAAGAGTGGTTATTTAAAATTGTGTTTCCTGATTTCAATTATTTAAGAGAGGCTATTTCTAATTTAATTAACTTTACTTTGTACGACACCAATGATAGAGCTCTAGAACATAAGGGTAGTGGAATACAAAGAATGCTTTTGCTCGCGCTGATCACTTATGTGTCTAATAAATACTCTGGAAAAGTAATCTGGGCTATTGATGAACCAGAAGCCTTTTTGCAGCCAAGCCTTCAAAAAAAGGTTTTTAATGAATTAAAAAAACTAGTTAAAGAAAACATTGATATAATAATAACTACCCATTCTCCTCATTTTGTTGACATATCAAATGTTAATTATACATTTTTATTTAATGCCTCACAAGAAAAGAAAATTTATGAAAGAAAAAATGATACAGTTTTTATAAAAAATAACACATATGTTAACCAGAAAACTGGAGCTAAAAAGGTGGAAGCTATAAAAAAACATATGGGAATTGAAAGGAATGATTCTTGGTATATCGTTCCATATAATTTATTAGTTGAAGGTGAAATTGATAAGGAATATCTGATATCTTTGGGAGAATTATTTAATTTAGAAGTTCCGAATATTTTAGTTGCTGGTAGCGCAGATAAGATACCGGGTTATATTGAATTTGTAAGAGAGTTTAGTAAAGAATTGAGTTTCAAACCAAGAATAGTATGTCTACTAGATCACGATGAGGCGGGAAAAAGCAAATTTGATACTTTAAAAAATAAAGCAAACAGAACTTCTGAATTAAGTCTAGAACCTAAATATGTTAAGAGATGTGACAATGATCATCAAGATAATTGGGAATATGAGATCGAGGACTTGGTCTACTCTGATTTGATTTTTGAAGCTACAACACAAATATTAAGAAATAAAGATTATTATGGACTTTTAAAGCACCAAAGAAAAAATCGTTTTGCTGCTAGTTATAAAAGGATAAATATTTTAAAATATATCACTCAAATTGTTCCTCAAAGGAATACGCACAAAGAAATTCTAGATTTTGAAAGCCAAGGTTTAAAATATTATTTGTGTGAACGTACTACGTCTCTTATTAATTCTTTAGATAGTGAAAGAAAAGAAGATTTAAACAACAAACAACCAATAGTGAAAGAATTCGTTAAAGAGTTGTTTGGTTATAATTAA
- a CDS encoding M16 family metallopeptidase: MFYKDILNNGLRILIEPMENVRSITVGVWIKSGSRFESEKTQGISHLLEHMLFKGTDKMSARDIAERVDSIGGHMNAFTSKEYTCIYLKVIDTHFDIALDILSDMYFNSKFTEEELKKEKQVILEEIKMYEDTPDEYVHDLVLEGSYEGHELAHNILGDRKSVNDILLDDLNDHYNTYFTADKTVVSVSGNIDRSQAVSSIAKYFNVFKEKNSQSNDSLSIPNFKQNNILKTKDTEQIHKCIAFSSLHVNDERLYQLNLLNNIIGGGMSSKLFQELREERGLCYAVFSYYLNFLDSGLFIIYAGVAEDNYYESCDLIWEILNNVKNGDITKEELERSKEQVKGNILMGLESTSNRMARLGRDELIKEKILTTDEIIQKIDQTTENDLVKLADDIFNKDNMSNAVIGPVSEIYQLK, encoded by the coding sequence ATGTTTTACAAAGATATATTAAACAATGGTCTACGTATACTGATAGAACCTATGGAAAATGTACGTTCTATAACAGTAGGGGTTTGGATTAAAAGTGGTAGTAGATTTGAGAGTGAGAAAACTCAAGGTATCTCCCATCTTTTAGAACATATGTTATTTAAGGGTACAGATAAAATGAGTGCTAGAGATATTGCTGAAAGAGTAGATAGTATCGGTGGACATATGAACGCATTTACTAGTAAAGAATATACTTGTATTTATTTGAAGGTAATTGATACTCATTTTGATATTGCTCTTGATATTTTATCTGATATGTACTTTAATTCAAAATTCACAGAAGAAGAGTTAAAAAAAGAAAAACAAGTTATACTAGAAGAAATTAAGATGTATGAGGATACACCTGACGAATATGTTCATGATTTAGTTTTAGAAGGAAGTTATGAAGGACATGAACTAGCACATAATATCTTAGGTGATAGAAAATCCGTAAATGATATACTGCTTGATGATTTAAACGATCATTATAACACTTACTTTACTGCTGATAAAACGGTTGTTTCTGTTAGTGGTAATATAGATCGCTCACAAGCCGTATCAAGTATTGCTAAATATTTTAATGTATTTAAAGAGAAAAACTCTCAAAGTAATGATAGTCTTAGTATTCCTAATTTTAAACAAAATAATATTTTAAAAACAAAAGATACTGAACAGATCCATAAATGTATAGCTTTTTCGAGTTTACATGTAAATGATGAAAGATTATATCAATTAAATCTTTTAAATAATATAATCGGTGGTGGGATGAGTTCTAAACTTTTTCAAGAACTTAGAGAAGAAAGAGGTCTATGTTATGCAGTTTTTTCTTATTACCTAAATTTTTTAGACTCTGGATTATTTATTATTTATGCTGGTGTAGCAGAAGATAACTATTATGAGTCTTGTGATTTAATATGGGAAATATTAAATAATGTTAAAAATGGTGATATTACTAAGGAAGAATTAGAACGTTCTAAAGAACAAGTTAAGGGTAATATTTTAATGGGATTAGAAAGTACAAGCAATAGAATGGCTCGTCTAGGTAGGGATGAATTAATTAAGGAGAAAATTTTAACAACAGATGAAATCATCCAAAAAATTGACCAAACAACTGAAAATGATCTAGTTAAATTAGCAGATGATATATTTAATAAAGATAATATGTCAAATGCGGTTATTGGACCTGTCTCTGAAATTTATCAACTAAAATAG